One part of the Rhodococcus oxybenzonivorans genome encodes these proteins:
- a CDS encoding thiazole synthase: MRVDPLTIADRTFSSRLIMGTGGAANLSVLEESLLASGTELTTVAMRRVDSAGKTGMLELLNRLGIALLPNTAGCRGAAEAVLTARLAREALGTEWVKLEVVADERTLLPDAIELVSAAEQLVDDGFVVLPYTNDDPVLAMRLEDAGCAAVMPLGSPIGTGLGISNPRNIEMIVARAGVPVILDAGIGTASDAALAMELGCDAVLLASAVTRSFDPPLMAAAMSDAVRAGRRARNAGRIPKRFWAQASSPLTGNLPTPVDRRPATY, encoded by the coding sequence ATCCGGGTCGACCCGCTCACGATCGCAGACCGCACATTTTCTTCGCGGCTGATCATGGGAACCGGTGGTGCAGCCAACCTTTCCGTTCTCGAGGAGTCACTCCTCGCATCGGGCACCGAACTGACCACTGTCGCGATGCGCCGCGTCGACTCGGCAGGAAAGACGGGCATGCTCGAACTGCTGAACCGACTCGGCATCGCACTGTTGCCCAACACCGCCGGTTGCCGGGGCGCCGCGGAGGCCGTGCTCACTGCTCGGCTCGCGCGCGAAGCGCTGGGCACCGAATGGGTGAAGCTCGAAGTCGTGGCGGACGAGCGGACCCTTCTTCCCGATGCCATCGAACTCGTCTCGGCAGCAGAGCAACTCGTCGACGACGGCTTCGTCGTGCTGCCCTACACCAATGACGACCCCGTGCTGGCGATGCGGCTCGAGGACGCCGGTTGCGCCGCCGTCATGCCACTCGGTTCACCGATCGGCACCGGACTCGGCATCTCCAACCCCCGCAACATCGAGATGATCGTCGCCCGCGCCGGTGTCCCGGTCATCCTCGACGCCGGGATAGGCACCGCTAGTGATGCGGCCCTGGCCATGGAACTGGGGTGCGACGCCGTGCTCCTCGCGTCCGCCGTCACCCGCTCGTTCGATCCGCCGCTCATGGCCGCGGCCATGTCGGACGCGGTTCGAGCCGGGCGCCGCGCACGGAATGCCGGTCGTATCCCGAAGCGCTTCTGGGCGCAGGCGTCCTCTCCCCTTACCGGGAACCTGCCCACTCCAGTAGATCGTCGGCCGGCCACGTATTGA
- a CDS encoding PHP domain-containing protein codes for MDPVQALRETAFWLERSRAETHRVKAYRRAADVVAGLSEEQREIRQRTDSWKDLPGIGPKTATVIREALDGVPAYLTELREKAEPLGGGALREALKGDLHTHSDWSDGGSPIDEMMRSAASLGHEYCALTDHSPRLTVANGLSADRLRAQLEVIARLNEELAPFRILTGIEVDILEDGSLDQDPDLLDELDIVVASVHSKLRAESGAMTRRMLKAVENPRVDVLGHCTGRLVTGGRGTRPESTFDAEKVFTACRDHGTAVEINSRPERRDPPSRLIDLAMDLGCLFSIDTDAHAPGQLAWQGYGCERAMRCGVEPEQVINTWPADDLLEWAGSR; via the coding sequence ATGGACCCGGTGCAGGCCCTCCGCGAGACAGCGTTCTGGCTCGAGCGATCCAGGGCGGAGACGCACCGGGTGAAGGCGTATCGGCGCGCCGCTGACGTGGTGGCGGGTTTGTCGGAGGAGCAGCGGGAGATCCGTCAGCGCACCGACAGCTGGAAGGATCTGCCGGGCATCGGACCGAAGACGGCGACGGTGATCCGTGAGGCACTCGACGGTGTTCCTGCCTACCTCACGGAATTGCGGGAAAAGGCGGAGCCCCTCGGTGGCGGTGCACTCCGCGAAGCGCTGAAGGGTGATCTGCACACTCATTCGGACTGGTCCGACGGTGGCAGCCCGATCGACGAGATGATGCGCAGTGCGGCTTCGCTCGGTCACGAATACTGCGCTCTCACAGACCATTCCCCGAGACTGACCGTGGCTAACGGATTGTCCGCCGATCGGCTGCGCGCCCAGCTCGAGGTGATCGCCCGCCTCAACGAGGAGCTGGCGCCCTTCCGTATTCTCACCGGCATCGAGGTCGACATTCTCGAAGACGGTTCGCTCGATCAGGATCCGGACCTCCTCGACGAACTCGACATCGTGGTGGCGAGTGTGCATTCGAAGCTTCGGGCCGAGAGTGGTGCGATGACGCGGCGGATGCTGAAAGCTGTGGAGAATCCGCGAGTCGATGTGCTGGGACATTGCACGGGTCGCCTCGTCACGGGAGGCCGCGGCACTCGGCCGGAGTCCACATTCGACGCAGAGAAGGTGTTCACCGCCTGCCGTGACCACGGCACCGCCGTCGAGATCAACAGCCGTCCCGAACGGCGCGACCCCCCGAGCAGGCTGATCGACCTGGCCATGGACCTCGGGTGTCTGTTCTCGATCGACACCGACGCGCACGCGCCCGGACAGCTTGCGTGGCAAGGGTACGGGTGTGAGCGGGCGATGCGGTGCGGCGTCGAACCCGAACAAGTGATCAATACGTGGCCGGCCGACGATCTACTGGAGTGGGCAGGTTCCCGGTAA
- a CDS encoding LysR family transcriptional regulator ArgP, with protein MELDLAALRTFAAVIDEGTFEAAARTLHITPSAVSQRIKALEQQVGRVLVQRVKPARATDSGRVVLTLARQVAHLEQETMASLNPNTAQTSTLPLVVNADSLSTWMIPALARLAPEHRVLFDLHREDEYHSTALLREGTVMAAVTSVSEPVQGCTVETLGSMRYRALCSREFADHWFPDGPTAEALAVAPMLDFDRKDELQARFLRGFTRRRVHPPRHFVPGSSAFSDAVHYGLGWGLLPELHTGSDHGLVELDPARPIDVPLYWQRWKLESPLLTALTGAVREGAREALR; from the coding sequence ATGGAGCTGGACCTCGCCGCGCTTCGCACATTTGCCGCCGTTATCGACGAAGGCACGTTCGAGGCGGCGGCCCGAACCCTGCACATCACACCGTCCGCCGTGAGCCAGCGCATCAAGGCGCTCGAGCAACAGGTGGGACGCGTGCTGGTGCAGCGGGTGAAACCGGCGCGGGCCACGGACTCGGGGCGCGTGGTGCTCACCCTCGCACGGCAAGTGGCCCACCTCGAGCAGGAGACGATGGCCTCGCTCAATCCGAATACTGCGCAGACGAGCACGCTGCCCCTCGTCGTGAACGCGGATTCGCTGTCGACCTGGATGATCCCGGCCCTAGCCCGGTTGGCACCGGAACATCGTGTGCTGTTCGACCTGCACCGCGAAGACGAGTACCACTCCACGGCGCTGCTGCGGGAGGGAACGGTGATGGCGGCGGTGACGTCCGTTTCGGAGCCGGTGCAGGGATGCACGGTGGAAACACTCGGATCGATGCGGTACCGCGCACTGTGCAGCCGTGAGTTCGCCGATCACTGGTTCCCGGACGGGCCGACCGCAGAGGCTCTGGCAGTCGCCCCCATGCTCGACTTCGACCGCAAGGATGAGCTGCAGGCCAGATTCCTGCGGGGGTTCACTCGACGACGAGTGCATCCACCGCGGCACTTCGTTCCGGGTTCCTCGGCATTTTCGGACGCGGTCCACTACGGGCTCGGCTGGGGACTGCTCCCCGAACTGCACACGGGCAGCGACCACGGACTGGTCGAGCTCGATCCGGCGCGACCGATCGATGTACCGTTGTACTGGCAGCGGTGGAAGTTGGAATCGCCGCTACTCACGGCCCTCACCGGTGCCGTCCGCGAGGGGGCGCGCGAAGCGTTGCGGTGA
- a CDS encoding LysE/ArgO family amino acid transporter, with translation MDFTPSVLTAAAGFGTGLSLIVAIGAQNAFVLRQGIVRRHVLPVVALCAVSDVILIGLGISGIATILSHAPGAITVIRWAGAAFLLAYAAFAARRALRPGTLDTPQEVGSATLATAVLTCLALTWLNPHVYLDTVLMLGSVANNQGDPGRWLFGLGAAVASVSWFLALGYGARFLHRVFARPAAWRALDAGIAALMLTLGITLVVS, from the coding sequence ATGGACTTCACACCCAGTGTGCTCACGGCAGCAGCGGGCTTCGGCACCGGTCTGTCACTGATCGTCGCGATCGGCGCCCAGAACGCTTTCGTACTGAGGCAGGGCATCGTCCGCCGACACGTCCTTCCCGTCGTCGCTCTCTGCGCGGTCTCCGACGTCATCCTCATCGGACTCGGGATCAGCGGAATTGCCACGATCCTCAGCCACGCGCCCGGTGCGATCACCGTCATCCGCTGGGCAGGAGCAGCGTTCCTGCTGGCCTACGCGGCGTTCGCGGCGCGTCGAGCCCTACGTCCCGGGACCCTCGACACTCCGCAGGAAGTCGGGTCTGCCACACTCGCCACCGCGGTCCTCACCTGCCTCGCACTGACCTGGCTGAACCCGCACGTCTACCTCGACACGGTGCTGATGCTCGGATCGGTCGCCAACAATCAAGGAGATCCCGGGCGTTGGCTGTTCGGCCTCGGAGCGGCCGTCGCGAGCGTCAGCTGGTTCCTCGCCCTCGGCTACGGCGCCCGATTCCTGCACCGAGTATTCGCCCGTCCCGCCGCCTGGCGGGCACTCGACGCCGGTATCGCCGCGCTGATGCTCACGCTCGGCATCACATTGGTGGTTTCATAG
- a CDS encoding TIGR03668 family PPOX class F420-dependent oxidoreductase codes for MEPVQRFSAARVARLATAGPDGAPHLVPLVFALAEDKIYSCVDFKPKRTTALRRLKNIAANPSVSMLVDHYDDDWDQLWWVRVDGVAEVLDATTAEGTAAIDALAAKYPQYAARRPQGPVITVRSLRWHHWSAVSTS; via the coding sequence ATGGAACCCGTGCAGCGATTCTCCGCTGCCCGCGTCGCCCGGCTCGCTACCGCCGGACCCGACGGAGCACCGCATCTCGTACCGTTGGTCTTCGCCCTCGCCGAGGACAAAATCTACTCGTGCGTCGACTTCAAACCCAAGCGCACCACGGCATTACGACGACTGAAGAACATCGCCGCGAATCCGTCCGTCAGCATGCTCGTCGATCACTACGACGACGACTGGGACCAGCTGTGGTGGGTGCGGGTGGACGGCGTGGCCGAGGTACTCGACGCGACCACCGCGGAAGGAACCGCCGCCATCGACGCTCTCGCCGCCAAATACCCGCAGTACGCCGCGCGCCGTCCGCAGGGACCGGTAATCACCGTCCGCTCCCTGCGCTGGCATCACTGGTCCGCCGTGAGTACTTCTTAA
- a CDS encoding SDR family oxidoreductase, which produces MPTALITGASRGLGAAIARELAPSHDLLLGARTAASLTAILGELPAATPWPVELTDYDAVADACAPIEHLDVLVHNSGVADLSTVAESSVEQWRHTLEANVIAVAELTRLLLPALRAAGGHVVLINSGAGIRANAGWGSYAASKFALRAFADSLRLEEPDLRVTSLHPGRIDTDMQRAIVAGEGNEYRPERYLRASTVAAAVRQAVETPADAHPTEVVLRVR; this is translated from the coding sequence GTGCCCACAGCCCTGATCACCGGAGCCAGCCGCGGCCTCGGAGCCGCCATCGCCCGCGAACTCGCACCGAGTCACGACCTCCTTCTCGGAGCCCGCACAGCAGCGTCGCTGACCGCCATCCTCGGCGAACTCCCCGCCGCGACTCCCTGGCCCGTCGAACTCACCGACTACGACGCGGTGGCCGACGCCTGCGCGCCGATCGAGCACCTCGACGTGCTGGTGCACAACTCCGGGGTCGCCGACCTGTCGACCGTCGCCGAGTCCAGCGTCGAGCAGTGGCGTCACACACTCGAAGCGAACGTGATCGCCGTGGCCGAGCTGACGCGCCTCCTCCTACCTGCCCTGCGCGCCGCCGGAGGACACGTCGTGCTCATCAATTCCGGTGCGGGAATCCGGGCAAATGCCGGGTGGGGATCCTATGCGGCGAGCAAATTCGCCCTCCGCGCCTTCGCGGACTCCCTGCGGCTCGAGGAGCCGGACCTGCGGGTCACCTCCCTTCACCCCGGACGGATCGACACGGACATGCAACGCGCCATCGTCGCAGGCGAGGGCAACGAATACCGTCCCGAGAGGTACCTCCGAGCCTCGACGGTCGCCGCTGCCGTACGTCAGGCCGTCGAGACGCCGGCCGACGCACATCCCACCGAAGTCGTGCTGCGCGTCCGGTGA
- a CDS encoding maleylpyruvate isomerase family mycothiol-dependent enzyme, which translates to MTAPHTDQSYTALLEEVAASQRALESTLETMTDQQAREPSRLPGWSRGHVVTHLARNADALNRFAVGVITGEPAPEMYPGGPAARAAAIEEGAGRSVELLAADFRFAGRRVIDSLREITADRFETPVNWRKPVTARDVPVLRWRELEIHHVDLGLDHAVGDWPEAFVDNTLATELPELKTLHPDVTIPELPHHELLAWLIGRPTRTGLPSVPAWPF; encoded by the coding sequence ATGACCGCGCCGCACACCGATCAGTCGTATACCGCACTGCTCGAGGAGGTGGCCGCGTCGCAGCGGGCGCTCGAGTCGACGCTCGAGACCATGACCGACCAGCAGGCCCGTGAACCCTCCCGGTTACCGGGGTGGAGTCGTGGTCATGTGGTGACGCATCTGGCGAGGAACGCGGATGCTCTCAACCGGTTCGCCGTCGGCGTGATTACGGGGGAACCCGCTCCGGAGATGTATCCCGGCGGGCCTGCTGCCCGGGCAGCCGCGATAGAGGAGGGGGCGGGCCGGTCCGTCGAGCTCCTCGCCGCCGACTTTCGATTCGCCGGCCGCCGCGTGATCGATTCGCTTCGGGAGATCACCGCGGACCGGTTCGAGACGCCGGTGAACTGGCGTAAGCCGGTGACGGCCCGGGATGTGCCGGTACTGCGGTGGCGTGAACTCGAGATCCATCACGTCGACCTCGGCCTGGACCATGCGGTCGGTGACTGGCCGGAGGCCTTCGTCGACAACACGTTGGCGACGGAGCTACCCGAGTTGAAGACACTTCATCCCGACGTCACCATTCCGGAACTGCCGCATCACGAGCTGCTCGCGTGGTTGATCGGCCGTCCCACCCGTACCGGGCTGCCGTCGGTTCCCGCCTGGCCGTTCTGA
- a CDS encoding CsbD family protein translates to MSDRDTSGEAREGLLDSVKGKAKEVAGAVTGNDSLTAEGQLQQAEAQQRKEANTAEAIARAETEQAAEELQEVRAEGAAERAEVRDEADVARQAAEEQRRAQRRAAEEAQHREVATEQARAGVDARIETSRAEENARTEVAAAAESAGEAVEEHRQSIREADAARAEAERARREAEALRDDAEQS, encoded by the coding sequence ATGAGTGATCGCGACACGTCCGGGGAAGCCCGCGAAGGTTTGCTGGACTCCGTCAAGGGCAAGGCGAAAGAGGTCGCCGGAGCGGTGACCGGGAACGACTCGCTGACCGCCGAGGGACAATTGCAGCAAGCCGAGGCGCAGCAGCGCAAAGAGGCGAACACCGCCGAAGCCATCGCCCGGGCGGAGACCGAGCAGGCGGCCGAGGAACTCCAGGAAGTGCGTGCCGAAGGGGCCGCAGAACGCGCCGAGGTCCGGGACGAGGCGGATGTTGCACGGCAAGCCGCCGAAGAGCAGCGCCGAGCACAGCGCCGGGCGGCCGAAGAGGCGCAGCACCGTGAGGTGGCCACGGAGCAGGCCCGAGCCGGAGTCGACGCCCGGATCGAAACCAGTCGCGCCGAAGAGAATGCGCGCACCGAGGTCGCTGCCGCGGCGGAGAGCGCCGGAGAGGCCGTCGAGGAGCATCGCCAGTCGATACGCGAAGCGGACGCCGCGCGGGCCGAAGCCGAGCGTGCACGTCGCGAAGCCGAGGCCCTGCGCGACGACGCCGAACAGTCCTGA
- a CDS encoding IF2 family translation initiation factor, with translation MNIVSVPLAVLRLQYKIVRFPLQLIEDQFMSRLGTEAPARVMYERTLGVLDGAVGSVLGDQEVEQRGAALTKRSDALLRAAELDAEASRKEAEADAELEAGRQRANEQQVEAQEAKQREVEQARKREEERKRAAAQEAEQRKQAAAKQADEQAAQRKQAAEAAARNEREKIKAAEEKAAAPAKEQLQEAADKQNEAADKRARADRVEDLAESEAANRKNEKAAGS, from the coding sequence ATGAATATCGTCAGTGTGCCGTTAGCGGTCCTGCGCCTGCAGTACAAAATCGTGCGGTTCCCGTTGCAACTGATCGAGGACCAGTTCATGTCCCGGCTGGGTACCGAGGCGCCGGCGCGGGTGATGTACGAACGCACTCTCGGCGTCCTCGACGGCGCCGTCGGCAGTGTTCTGGGCGATCAGGAGGTCGAGCAGCGCGGCGCGGCGCTCACCAAACGCAGCGACGCGCTCCTGCGGGCAGCGGAACTCGATGCCGAGGCGAGCCGCAAAGAGGCGGAGGCAGACGCCGAGTTGGAAGCCGGGCGGCAGCGCGCCAACGAGCAGCAAGTTGAAGCGCAGGAGGCGAAGCAGCGCGAGGTCGAGCAAGCCCGTAAGCGCGAAGAAGAACGCAAGCGCGCCGCCGCTCAGGAGGCCGAACAGCGCAAGCAAGCCGCCGCGAAGCAGGCCGACGAGCAGGCAGCTCAGCGTAAACAGGCCGCGGAGGCCGCCGCACGGAACGAGCGGGAGAAGATCAAGGCTGCCGAGGAGAAGGCCGCTGCACCTGCCAAGGAGCAACTGCAGGAAGCCGCCGACAAGCAGAACGAGGCTGCAGACAAGCGGGCGCGGGCCGACCGCGTGGAGGATTTGGCCGAGTCCGAGGCCGCCAACCGCAAGAACGAGAAGGCCGCCGGCAGCTAG
- a CDS encoding alpha/beta fold hydrolase codes for MSEREVVVDGFRWSISDLGAGPPVVMCHGFPGLGFSYRHQSRALADSGFRALAPDMPGYGRTDTPVTIDDYANDRVADQLVGLLDTLGEDRAVFVGHDFGAPVAWTLALRHPERVSGLVLLAVPYAPDRFPARPSELYAAVARKHFLHIHYFQEPGVADRELDADPRRFLHRLFHALSGDYHYLDIWQHPSEGNGYLDVLPHAPPLPWSWLSQAEFDHYVRVFSATGFTGGLDWYRAYDANWERSVDLDGAPIEVPTLFIAGARDPVLAMSGSAALDRMREAVPDLRGVHILEGAGHFVQQERPTEVNTLLLDFVTDLDVTGSAGH; via the coding sequence ATGTCCGAACGCGAGGTCGTGGTCGACGGATTCCGTTGGAGTATCAGCGATCTGGGCGCAGGACCGCCGGTGGTGATGTGCCACGGATTCCCGGGACTCGGGTTCAGTTATCGCCATCAGAGTCGCGCGCTCGCCGATTCCGGGTTCCGGGCCCTCGCGCCGGACATGCCCGGGTACGGTCGCACGGACACCCCCGTCACCATCGACGACTACGCGAACGATCGCGTCGCCGACCAACTCGTCGGCCTCCTGGACACGCTCGGTGAAGATCGAGCGGTATTCGTCGGCCACGACTTCGGCGCCCCGGTCGCGTGGACGCTCGCTCTACGCCACCCCGAGCGGGTGTCGGGGCTGGTGCTCCTGGCGGTGCCCTATGCGCCCGACCGTTTCCCCGCCCGACCGTCCGAGTTGTATGCGGCGGTGGCGCGCAAGCACTTTCTGCACATCCACTACTTTCAGGAACCCGGTGTCGCGGATCGGGAGCTCGACGCCGACCCTCGCCGATTCCTGCACAGGCTGTTCCACGCGCTCTCGGGCGACTATCACTACCTCGACATCTGGCAGCACCCGTCCGAGGGCAACGGCTATCTCGACGTGTTGCCGCACGCACCGCCGTTGCCGTGGTCGTGGTTGTCGCAGGCCGAATTCGACCACTACGTCAGAGTATTCAGCGCTACCGGATTCACCGGGGGCCTCGACTGGTATCGGGCGTACGACGCGAACTGGGAACGCAGCGTGGACCTCGATGGCGCCCCCATCGAGGTCCCGACGCTGTTCATCGCCGGTGCCCGTGATCCCGTCCTCGCGATGAGCGGTTCGGCGGCACTCGACCGCATGCGGGAGGCCGTTCCCGACCTGCGGGGCGTGCACATACTGGAGGGTGCCGGGCATTTCGTTCAGCAGGAGCGGCCCACCGAGGTGAACACGCTCCTGCTGGATTTCGTAACCGACCTGGACGTCACCGGGTCGGCAGGCCACTAG
- the kstD gene encoding 3-oxosteroid 1-dehydrogenase has translation MTTSGDNHAILPAKESVDQSFDVVVVGSGAAGMSAAITAAARGLKVVIVEKSPYWGGSTSRSGGGVWIPGNTVLQRDAPPDDLEAARTYVRSIVGPVVDPERIDTYIDRGPEALQFLIDHSPLKLEWVKNYSDYYPEAPGGLATGRSCEPVPFDARALGDDLDTLHPPYSKTPLNVVVKQSDYRWLSTGFRTWRGPVRMVRVGLRSMVAKARRQHLIGMGAALMAELLLGVRQAGIPLRLNTELTDLLTENGRVVGVVVKSNEQTTTLRAGHGVVLACGGFDNNAEMRRKYQREPIGSDWTTGAPSNTGDGINAALKLGAGVSFMSDAWWGPSIPLPKGPWFALAERSLPRSIMVNDRGERFMNESLPYVEAVHRMYGGEYGQGDGPGENIPAWLIFDQTYRDRYLFASVTARAPLPRKWLESGAIVKASTLEGLAEKIGVPADRFTATVERFNGFARRGVDEDFHRGESKYDHYYGDISNKPNPSLGELTKGPFYAAKMVPGDLGTKGGINTDTAGRALREDGTVIEGLYAAGNTSAPVMGHTYAGPGATIGPALVFGYLAALDIAERARSMAGTSGE, from the coding sequence ATGACCACATCAGGGGACAACCACGCCATCCTCCCCGCGAAGGAATCGGTGGACCAGAGCTTCGACGTGGTCGTGGTCGGATCGGGCGCTGCCGGAATGAGTGCCGCGATCACCGCGGCCGCGCGCGGACTGAAAGTGGTGATCGTCGAGAAGTCGCCGTATTGGGGCGGCTCCACGTCCCGATCCGGTGGCGGAGTATGGATTCCGGGAAACACGGTGCTCCAACGGGACGCTCCCCCCGACGATCTCGAGGCCGCCCGCACGTACGTGCGCAGCATCGTCGGACCGGTCGTCGATCCCGAGCGGATCGACACCTACATCGACAGAGGGCCGGAAGCACTCCAGTTCCTGATCGACCACAGTCCGCTGAAGTTGGAATGGGTGAAGAACTACTCCGACTACTACCCGGAGGCACCGGGCGGGCTGGCTACCGGTCGCTCGTGTGAGCCCGTGCCGTTCGATGCGCGCGCACTCGGCGACGACCTCGACACCCTGCATCCGCCGTACAGCAAGACCCCACTGAACGTCGTCGTGAAGCAGTCGGATTATCGCTGGCTGAGTACGGGATTCCGGACTTGGCGCGGACCGGTTCGGATGGTGCGGGTCGGGCTGCGCAGTATGGTCGCGAAGGCGCGGCGACAGCACCTGATCGGCATGGGTGCGGCCCTGATGGCGGAACTCCTTCTCGGGGTCCGCCAAGCGGGTATCCCCCTGCGGCTGAACACCGAGCTGACCGATCTGCTCACCGAGAACGGCCGCGTAGTCGGGGTGGTCGTGAAGTCGAACGAGCAGACCACGACGCTGCGCGCGGGGCACGGTGTCGTCCTGGCGTGCGGTGGATTCGACAACAATGCGGAGATGCGACGGAAGTACCAGCGCGAGCCGATCGGTTCCGACTGGACCACCGGGGCACCGTCGAATACGGGCGACGGTATCAATGCGGCGCTGAAACTCGGTGCCGGGGTGAGCTTCATGAGCGACGCCTGGTGGGGTCCGAGCATCCCGCTGCCCAAGGGACCGTGGTTCGCCCTCGCCGAGCGGTCACTGCCGCGCAGCATCATGGTCAACGACCGCGGCGAGCGGTTCATGAACGAGTCGCTGCCGTATGTCGAGGCGGTACATCGAATGTATGGCGGTGAGTACGGGCAGGGCGACGGCCCGGGCGAGAACATCCCCGCCTGGTTGATCTTCGACCAGACCTACCGGGACCGGTACCTCTTCGCCAGTGTCACGGCGCGTGCCCCGCTTCCCAGGAAGTGGCTCGAAAGCGGGGCGATCGTCAAGGCGTCCACTCTCGAGGGCCTTGCCGAGAAGATCGGTGTTCCCGCGGATCGTTTCACCGCCACCGTCGAACGGTTCAACGGGTTCGCCCGCCGGGGTGTGGACGAGGACTTCCACCGTGGTGAGAGCAAATACGACCACTACTACGGCGACATCAGCAACAAACCCAACCCGAGCCTGGGCGAGTTGACCAAGGGCCCGTTCTACGCGGCCAAGATGGTCCCGGGCGATCTGGGTACGAAGGGCGGCATCAACACCGACACGGCGGGGCGAGCACTTCGCGAAGACGGAACCGTCATCGAGGGACTCTATGCGGCGGGAAACACGAGCGCGCCGGTCATGGGACACACCTATGCGGGACCGGGAGCCACGATCGGTCCTGCGCTGGTCTTCGGCTATCTTGCGGCACTCGACATTGCGGAGAGGGCGCGGTCGATGGCAGGCACGTCCGGAGAGTGA
- a CDS encoding DUF6777 domain-containing protein codes for MATDDAGPAARGARRRAVARAGTRFRRVPRQWLVVAGAVAATVMVACSSGSEVRTVSVELNGAMDDGYPWTQVLLPPQTPTTVPYGPAGTELPTEGGTGGIRVVGDRTGLYGGSPDRLLCDRQKLVDDLERDPARMTAWSGVFDVDDVRSYVRTLTPVLLRADTRVTDHGFEGGRAQPVQSVLEAGTIVLVDDHGVPRVRCVQGSPLLAPILGENSEMQGDPWPSFQEDRLLVVQPSNLAMNDIAVVDLMTGGLTPVPVGAGPGQPAERPRAPAPVISEAPVVDSPPIAVQQAAPRPAPATVAPPPPPPPPPPPPPPPPPPPPPPQVELPPPPAPAPLPQPQIRVQIPGMPLLVIPIP; via the coding sequence GTGGCCACCGACGACGCCGGGCCGGCCGCAAGGGGTGCCCGACGCAGAGCAGTCGCACGTGCAGGTACGCGCTTCCGGCGCGTACCGCGTCAGTGGCTGGTCGTAGCGGGTGCCGTCGCCGCCACGGTGATGGTGGCCTGCTCCTCCGGGTCGGAGGTCAGGACCGTCTCCGTCGAGCTCAACGGCGCCATGGACGACGGGTATCCCTGGACCCAGGTGCTGCTTCCGCCGCAGACGCCCACCACCGTTCCGTACGGTCCTGCCGGCACCGAACTGCCCACCGAGGGCGGCACCGGCGGCATCCGAGTGGTGGGTGACCGCACGGGTCTCTACGGGGGAAGCCCGGACCGGTTGCTGTGCGACCGCCAGAAGCTCGTCGACGACCTCGAACGGGACCCCGCCCGAATGACGGCGTGGTCCGGCGTATTCGACGTCGACGACGTTCGGAGTTACGTACGGACGCTGACGCCGGTTTTGCTTCGCGCGGATACCCGGGTCACCGACCACGGGTTCGAGGGGGGCCGGGCGCAGCCGGTCCAATCGGTTCTCGAGGCCGGGACGATCGTTCTGGTCGACGACCACGGCGTGCCACGGGTTCGGTGTGTACAAGGCAGCCCTCTCCTGGCCCCCATCCTCGGCGAGAATTCGGAAATGCAGGGTGACCCGTGGCCGAGTTTTCAGGAGGATCGGCTCTTGGTAGTGCAGCCGTCGAACCTGGCAATGAACGACATCGCCGTCGTGGACTTGATGACCGGAGGCCTTACTCCCGTTCCGGTCGGTGCGGGACCGGGGCAGCCGGCGGAGCGTCCGAGGGCGCCGGCGCCGGTGATCTCCGAAGCCCCTGTCGTCGATTCGCCGCCGATCGCGGTGCAGCAGGCTGCGCCACGTCCTGCCCCGGCTACGGTTGCGCCGCCGCCGCCACCGCCTCCTCCCCCACCACCACCACCACCGCCTCCTCCTCCGCCACCACCGCCGCAGGTCGAATTGCCACCGCCTCCGGCCCCCGCGCCGTTGCCGCAGCCGCAGATCCGGGTGCAGATTCCCGGCATGCCTCTCCTGGTCATTCCCATTCCCTAG
- a CDS encoding nuclear transport factor 2 family protein yields the protein MAPSAEDIRKTVERYVEVVATGTVDDVLALYADGAVVEDPVGTDPRTTVESIREFYGVIEPLQQTSELHTLRIAGNTAAFHFSLVTELGEQKLEIAPIDVMTFDDDGKITTMKAYWSQEDMVTR from the coding sequence ATGGCACCGTCCGCAGAAGACATCCGCAAGACCGTCGAGAGGTACGTCGAGGTGGTGGCCACGGGCACCGTCGACGACGTGCTGGCGCTCTATGCCGACGGTGCAGTCGTGGAAGATCCGGTGGGTACCGACCCGCGAACCACGGTGGAGTCGATTCGCGAGTTCTACGGGGTTATCGAGCCGCTACAGCAGACCAGCGAACTGCACACGCTGAGGATCGCCGGAAACACAGCGGCCTTCCACTTCTCGCTGGTCACCGAACTGGGTGAGCAGAAGCTCGAGATAGCGCCGATCGATGTGATGACCTTCGACGACGACGGCAAGATCACGACCATGAAGGCGTACTGGTCACAGGAGGACATGGTTACGCGCTGA